The Natronolimnobius baerhuensis DNA segment CTGTCAGTGCCACCGAAACTGCCAGTCTTCGACTGACATCCGCTCCGTCGACGAGCGAGTACACCTGTTCATCCCATAACGGTTTTCGTGTATGCGGCCACAAGCACGTATATGAACATCTTACTGGGGCTCGGAGGGAGCGACGAATCGATGAAAGCCCTCCGGCGAACTATCGACCGGACACTCGAGGTGGATGACGACGAACTCACCGTCGCAATCCTCGAGAAACCCGAGTCGAAGCGTTCGCAAGCGGAGATGCAAGCCGACGCCGAAGCGCATCTCGAGGACGCAGGTGTCGACGCTGAGATCATCCAACTCGAGGGCGATCCGGGAAGTTCGCTGGTCAACTACGCAGAACAGGGCGAGTTCGACCAGGTTGTCATCGGCGGCGGGACGCTCTCGCCGATGGGGAAAATTCAGCTCGGGCCGATCACGGAGTTTGTGCTCCTGAACGCGCCGACAACCGTCAAACTGGTGCGATAACGATGCACGGAACGCGACCGTACCCGGACGACCCTGTCGGTCCGTTTCCAGCGCCGTCTGCTACCTTCGAAGACGGCGATAACCGACAGATCGACATTCAGGCACCCGACACGTTCGAAGACGTTCTCGAGGACGTCGTCACGATGTACGACGCCTTCGACCCCTCAGACCGAGCCCAGGGGATCCCGCCAACCGGCGAGCAGCGCATCCGCAACTGGCTCGAGACCATTGCAGACTACAGCGTCAACGTGGTCGCCTGCCACGACGGCAAGGTGATTGGCCATGCCGTCCTCGTGCCCGATACCGACGACGTCTCAGCAATCGACTCCCGCGGCGAAATTGAGTGGGAACTCGCGATCTTCGTCCTCCAGGAGTACCAGCGCGCGGGAATCGGGACCCAACTGCTCAAGCATCTGCTGGGCCACGCCAGCGACGTCGGCATCGACCGCGTCTGGCTCACCGTCGAGCGCTGGAACAAGCCAGCAATCGCCCTCTACGAGCGCGTCGGCTTCGAGGCGACTGGGACCGAGAGCTTCGAACAGGAGATGGCAATCCTGCTCGAGTAGCGATAGACATCAGTTGCTCGCGACTTGATTCCGCCCATAAAGAGTCAGCATAAGAGAAAGTATTATGATGGTGCTATTAGAATCGTAGAAAAATGAACGTCTGGACGCCCATGTCTCAACTAGCCCCAGACCTGACCGGAACGGAGGGGCAATAGATGGGACCAAAGAAATCGCGGACACGCGAGCAACAGTCGGCAGAGCAGGACGAAGCGAAAGACTCGTCGTCCATCCAGCGATCAACACAGGAATCGGCGTCCCACTCAAGCAGCGAGATGGGGTCGCAAGGACTCGGCACGACGGCTGAGACGGCAGTCCACGGGACGAACCCGAACCGCGTTGGCGACCCGACACCGTC contains these protein-coding regions:
- a CDS encoding universal stress protein, with product MNILLGLGGSDESMKALRRTIDRTLEVDDDELTVAILEKPESKRSQAEMQADAEAHLEDAGVDAEIIQLEGDPGSSLVNYAEQGEFDQVVIGGGTLSPMGKIQLGPITEFVLLNAPTTVKLVR
- a CDS encoding GNAT family N-acetyltransferase; amino-acid sequence: MHGTRPYPDDPVGPFPAPSATFEDGDNRQIDIQAPDTFEDVLEDVVTMYDAFDPSDRAQGIPPTGEQRIRNWLETIADYSVNVVACHDGKVIGHAVLVPDTDDVSAIDSRGEIEWELAIFVLQEYQRAGIGTQLLKHLLGHASDVGIDRVWLTVERWNKPAIALYERVGFEATGTESFEQEMAILLE